The Rhodospirillaceae bacterium region GCCGTGACATCATCGACCTGAGTATCGGCGAGCCGGATTTCCCAACCCCGGACCACGTCAAGCAAGCCGCCATTGACGCCATCAACGCCGACTTCACCCGCTACACACCGGTCGATGGCATCAGCACCCTTAAAGAGGCCATCAGCAACAAATTTCAGCGTGATAACAATCTCGAATATGGCCCCGACCAGATCGTTGTCGAGGCGGGTGCAAAGCCGCTGCTGTTCCATGCCATGCAGGCCATCCTGAACCCGGACGATGAGGTCATCCTGCCGGTGCCGTGCTGGGCATCCTATACCGGCATGGTGTTGCTCGCCGGTGCCAAACCAGTGCCGGTTCCCTGCCGTGAGGACAGGCATTTTAAATTACAAGCCGATGATCTGGAAAGTGCCATCACAGACCAGACCCGCCTCATTTTGCTTAACTCACCAAGCAATCCAACCGGTGCGGCGTATAACGCAGATGAATTGAAAGTCCTGACCGATGTCCTGATGCGACACCCGCAGGTGTGGATCATTGCCGATGATATTTACGAGCATATCGTATTTGACAATTTTGCCTTCACCACACCGGCCCAGATTGAGCCCGCTCTTTATGACCGCACACTAACCATCAACGGCGCTTCCAAAGCCTATTCAATGACCGGCTGGCGCATTGGTTACGCGGGCGGCCCGAAGAAGCTGATTGCTGGCATCACCAAGGTGCTGTCCCAAAGTGTCGGCAACCCCTGCTCGATCAGCCAAGCCGCGGCCGTTGCCGCCCTTGAAGGACCACAGGATTATCTTGGCGAACGGGCGGCCTTGTTCAAAGAGCGCCGCGATTTTCTTGTTGAACGACTGAACACCTTCAATGGCCTTACATGTCACGCGCCGGAAGGGGCTTTTTACCTGTTTCCATCATGTAAGGGACTGATCGGCGGCCACACCCCCGAAGGGGCGACAATTAACAGCAGCACTGATCTTGCCAGTTACCTGCTGGAAAGTGCCGGTGTCTCCGTGGTGCCCGGTGCGGCGTTTGAATTCGATCCCAATATCCGGATCTCCTACGCCACCTCAATGGACAATCTGGAAATCGCCTGTGACCGGATGGAACAAGCCTGTAGAGAGATCACCTGAACAAAGGAACCCTTCCATGCCCATCAATGCCGCCGATGCTGTTTATAACAAGGGTGCGCCACGCCAACATGGCGCCATGGAATTC contains the following coding sequences:
- a CDS encoding pyridoxal phosphate-dependent aminotransferase produces the protein MTDLSNVLDSFQPSAISVIFTLTSRLKEEGRDIIDLSIGEPDFPTPDHVKQAAIDAINADFTRYTPVDGISTLKEAISNKFQRDNNLEYGPDQIVVEAGAKPLLFHAMQAILNPDDEVILPVPCWASYTGMVLLAGAKPVPVPCREDRHFKLQADDLESAITDQTRLILLNSPSNPTGAAYNADELKVLTDVLMRHPQVWIIADDIYEHIVFDNFAFTTPAQIEPALYDRTLTINGASKAYSMTGWRIGYAGGPKKLIAGITKVLSQSVGNPCSISQAAAVAALEGPQDYLGERAALFKERRDFLVERLNTFNGLTCHAPEGAFYLFPSCKGLIGGHTPEGATINSSTDLASYLLESAGVSVVPGAAFEFDPNIRISYATSMDNLEIACDRMEQACREIT